From the genome of Pleuronectes platessa chromosome 19, fPlePla1.1, whole genome shotgun sequence:
CCATGTGGCTGCAGCTTCATATTCAGCTCATGTGAACGATTCCTTTGTGCAACTTCACACATCATGTGTGTTGCTGCAcatctcagacacacaaacaaacacacacacacacggcagaaGAAAGATTCAGAGGCAAGCGTGTCTTTACTTCAtcagttggttggtttatttatCATTAGCGATGACACCAAATGTACTTTACTGTTTTTCACTTGTTATCATGGGAGATGCATTTTGAAatgtaaacagtgaaaatgataaaaatgcATTTCAGAAAACTCCTTACAAGCAGTGTATGACCAGGGACAGGAGCAGACTGGACCTGCTCTCGCTCACCTATCGTTTTATCTTTTatcactttttttaaacaatacacGTCATCTTATAGTTCTGAGTCTCTCATATTTACATAGATACAGATGAGTCCCACGTTCATCACCGGCCGAGACCGATCCGCTtcgtgttttttgtttgtttttaatgtgttatCACATAGTTTTCTTAAAGAATTATATTTACAACCATAACGTCCCCCGGCTGCCTGCTGCCGGGGGGGTCGACACACAATTAGAATCACTTGCTTAAAATTCCTTAAACTACTTAATGGTTCTTGAAAGTTTACGTTGTAAGTCAACCTTATAGctctaaagttttttttttgtttttcttctcttaacAAATAAAGTTAATACAGAGCTCAAGCCGTTCGTCTTCCGccattaaaaagtcaaaatatcatccaaataaacgaacaaaccaaaaataataacaaacgaAATATTGCACTTAAAAGTTCAGGACAGCATTGGACCTGTTTGGTGGTTAAGAGGAGTGAGAGCTTTGAGCCGAGTGCTTTTAAGGAGGTGAGGGTGTGTGTTGAAGCATCCAGCCTGTTAATCTAAATAAATAGGCGAACCTCTGTACAACGTGAAGcagttatttcttttttttcctcgcACTGTGACACGAGCAGCCTCACGTGTGCGTTGCTCAGCAGAACTAGGGAGTGCAGGTCGGAaatcttaaaacatttttaaaaaaatgaacaaacaaacaacagcgagtgtgtgtgtgtgtagaaaaagaaacaagagcCGGAAACCTGTCATGGCAATGTCCTGAGAACGCTTCCTCGGTTTGTCCACCATGAGCTACAATGGTAAAGGAAATGTTGCTTCGTTCCTTTTTCTGCTTGAGTCGTCGTTCCTTGTTGTAAACAGTCTTTGGAGACAGGAAGCAAGTCGTCGTGGTCTTCTCTTTTACTTTCCATCTCTGGCTTAAGAGTGTGATTTTGAAAATGTCTTTGAACGTGAGAGCGACACACATCTGTGTTTCTTCACACCGTCCGTTATTTATACACGTCGAGTCCTTGCCCCCCCCGTCCCGTCCCGTCTCCGCTGAGCGCTCACAGTCTTTCTGGATGAAGTGAAAGCGGTTTACAGAAGCGTTGAGAGGTCGTGGGGGTTTAACAGAGATGACTAGTTTTCATTCAGACATCGTCTCgtcgttttctttttgttttctctctccgtcACGGATTTTTCAAGCCCCCCTGATGGAAATGAGAACGTGAAGAAAAGAGGATGTCGCGTCGTACCAACAGCTTTAGAAGTGGCTTCACAtgggacatggaggaggaaaggaggggggtttcaaaaagaaaatgaaaggaaaggaaGTGACAGAACAGTACCCGACTGTCTTTATGTCTGCagggttttctctttttttttggagtGACCCCTCCTTTTCTCCAGTACAACtccacaagaacacacacaaatgtcatTGTTCCCTCACAAGACACTGACAGAAAGCAAACAGTGATCAGACGAGCATCCAGCTCTCGCTCCAGCCCTCGCGTGTGGGCttctatattgtttttgtttttttcctccggTTAACATCCATTCatcagtccatccatccattcatccatccatctggtaACTGTGTAAACTACATTCCTTTGCAGTGCCATAGAGCTTTGCCGCGTCATGTCACACcacaaaaaaattcaaataaaatagtGGAgaggatgacacacacacagagaaattgaaaaaaattaaaaggcaAACAAAGAACCTCACATCCCACCCGCCccgccgtgtgtgtgttttttttttcaagtctGCCCCGTTTTTCTCTCTCGTCATCATCATGGCTTTCTCGTCTTTTTCCCGGTCTCTTATGACGAAGACGAAGTCGAAGTGGAGCTGGACTTTTTTTGGTTGATTAAGTCCAAGTAGAGTTCTGAGCGGATGAAGCGAGGGTATGAGTCCTTCTCCATCAGCCCGTATATCCGCCTCTGCGCGAGGTCAAAGCAGGAGCGCGTCACATTCTGCAGGTTGTCCTTGGTGTGATCCCGGGTGTACGAATCCAGATTTACCTGCAGAGGAAAGGAAAACGAAAAACAAGCGATGAGTTTTACGCTTTCAAGACACAACATTGAGAGAACTGCAGCCACTTTGGTCCCCTGTCGCTCACCTCTTTACACGACTGGATGGCGATGTATTCTGCAAAGATCTTCTTGGCCTTCGAGGCCATCTTGGACTGCGACTTGATCTTCTTGTAGTCCTCGCACGCCAGCCAGAATTCCAGATTCTCCTCGCTGAACTCGGTGCGCAGGAAAGCTCGGAACGCCGCCAGGCCATCTGAgacggagcagaggagaggaggagaataaaCACGAGGAGTTGACTCGGAGTGCCATGGCAACCTCACACAGCTGAAACTCTGCTCGGAGTCGCGGCGCCCGGAATAGCTCCGTGACGGCCTCTCCAGTCATGTGGTCGGAATAAAGTGAGACATAAGAAACACCACATCTTCCAACTCTTTGACCTCCTTTTAAACAACATCACACCGCTGGCCCGACATGCACGCATCTCTTTATGCATGAGTTGTAAATGAACAAAGATGAGACTGTTTCGgtgtaaagaggaggaggagggggaaatcTAACTCTGGAACTTTGGGGGTTTTCAAGTTTCGGTCCGGTTAATGATTTGAGGAAGACGTCTGCATGCAGGGCAAAGAAAGGCAGGAAGCCGCGTCCACCCACAGCTCCCGTCTGCACCTTTCCGTTCCCATGAGTCACCCACACTGATAAGCTGAGCCAACGGCGGGCGGTCATCTCTTACCTCATTCCGGGGAAGCAGGAGTGAGGTAAGAggcggagaggagggggggaaattGGACGAGGGCGACTAAAAGGGGGTTGAACAGAGCCGGACGAGGAACAGATGTAGCGCTGGCTTTTGATCGGCTCTGACTGAGAGGCATGAGCTGAGGAAGATGAATTGTGGAAAACCAAAATAGCAGCACACATGCCCGTTGACCGCCTCAACCCCCTCctcacttttttcttcttctttcttctgtgCAACACATGGGCTCCATACATCAGCATAAGCACAGTGCCTGGGATTGTcaccctccccccaccacctcgAGCAGGCACTGAGCCATATGGCAAACATGTTGAAGACTTTGggagcctgtgtgtgaagtgtggagGAAGATGGCAGAGTAAGATGAggggagaaggaaggaaaaaaaagtgacTTACATTTGTGTGCCAGCAGCTTGTCGAGCGAGTCCCCCCATTTCAGTGCCTCCTCTGGGGTGGGCCTGCAGATGAAAGCAGAGCGGTTCTTTAACAAGCCCATCTCAGCCAGGTTTCTCATTGTGTGACCCATCCGCAGAACTTTGCCTGTGCCGGGTGGACGAGTGGAATCCTGGGAGTTTGTTTATTCCTGCACGCTGCCGCCCTCCaccctagtgtgtgtgtgctgctctgtGCCTCACACTCGCCTTGGGATTGGCCTGAGCCTCGAGAGCCATGAGTCTGTCTGGTCCTGCACTGTGGTGGGGGTAGGCTTTTATATTCCCACTGAATGCCACTCGGCAGGCGGGCGGGGAGGGGCGTCCGCCGGCCAATGGGGATGCGCCATTGGGTTGAgagacctccccccccccaccccacccccaccgGCGTGCGTCTGCCCcctgctgcctctcctcctcctcctctgtgacctgCTTTAACAGCGCTCATCTTCCACTCACTGCAATCCACATCTGAGGCCTGGTTTGACACACAGACTTCTAGTCCCACAAATCAACTAAAGCTGCCTTTGCTCCTACACTTCGGCATCTTGTTTCACTGACTGTCATTCATGTGTTGAAgcagatttttaaataaataaaatgtatttctctcaAATTCTTGAATTAAACTATTTTGAAAGTAAGGGAAATCCTCATTTAAGAACTATATTATCGACATTTACTTCAACAGAGGAcatatattgtgtttttcttgaGGTCCAAATGTTCTTTTACTTAATATCAAGTAAGTTAATAAGATATATCAAAGTACATATACATCTCCCTGATAAGACAATGCAAAAAGGGAAGAcaaattaaaactatttcacaTATGTgatatttttaaaataaaagaacaacatCTAAACAAttccctttccctccctctgacACACCTCACAAATCTTCCCATTTACTTtgttaataaaacacacattccCAGCACACACCCATCTCTGCTAGTGCCCACACGTCTGTCTCCCAGCAGCACCAGGTCCGCCACCAGTCATGGTGGCAAGACCCGGAAAAAGCCGTGTCACACCCGCCCACAGGGCACATGCAGTCAGGAAGTGGCCACTTACTTGACTGACCTCATAGACTTGTCTAGCTTGCTGGCTGGGTTGCTTCCTGGAGATTCATTCCTCCTCCGCAGGAAAGCCAGTCGATTCTTCATGTCTTTGGCcctgagtggaggagaggatggaagagaagaaagaggaggaaaagggaaaagaggaGTTGGGAAAGAGGGGGACAGGACGGACGATTTACGAGTGCAGGAGAGGggtggggaggaggtggaggcaggacaaggagaaaatggaaTTAGGGATGAGAGGATATGATGGATAGAGGTGGACAAAAAGAGGGAAGGGGAAAGAAAGAGTTGAGTCTCCAAGTCCAAAGTCCACAACTGAAACAATCCAAGATGTGGGAATCACTCAATTCAAACTCTTCCGCCAGTAAATCCAATCCACAAAGAATCAAAGCCACAAACTTCAGAAAAAGCCAAAAACAAACTCTTGTGTTTGTACATTTTAGTCTTCTGGTGTGTCGCTATGGCGGATCAGGAGCTTTTCCCAGAATTCGCTGATATTGAGCTTCCTTCTCCTTCGCTTTGTGCCAGCGGCTCTCAATCTGTCAATCACCGATCTCTAACAGTCCTTTCCCGTAGATGCGTCCCTGGCAGGTTCCTCGGCAGGGACTGAGCGAATGTggcagggaaggaggagagagactcaACGCACACTCCTCTGTTTCATCACGCCGCTCTCTATGTGCCTGGAGGGGCTGCTGAGAGGGAGCTGACCCAGGGGCCGAGGCAGCAGGGCGCAGTGACCTCTCCTCGCTCCTCTGCCGCGTCCCTCCAGCATCCGAAAATCCTCCTGACCGCTCACCTCACCTGTGTCACCTTTCCACcagcgtctcacacacacacacacacacacgcagacccCCTGCTGCACGTGCGCCACCTTCAATCTCAGACAAGGCAGTGAACCAATCCTCGGCCCGACAGGATACTGCGCATTCCCATAATCCCACGGTACCTGTCCTGGCTTTTCCCGACCTGGACCACGTGCTGCCTCACTGGGATATGACCTCACTCAACGCCCATTTCCTGAGTCCCTGCTTTTGATTTCCACTGTGGATTGACTGGCCCGCTAATAATGCAGCGCTGCGACGTGCGCTCACTGGCCCTAATCACTGCAAGCTGTCCCACCGGCAACCCGCGGCCCCCAGGAGAGCATGTACTCcccaaattaaatgaaaaacagagcTTCTACTTATAGACGCTTATCATTTAAGCATGAAGAGGGGGAGAGTGTGACAACTGATTAACACACTGAGAGATTAGCACAAACACTGTGCATGAGGACACTCGGATGGGGAGGAAAGAACACCCACACGGGTTTCGGTTTTGGTTCGGGCACCTGTACCGACTTGTGTCGGTGCTATGATGCCAATCACAGGTGTTGGGAAACTCCCAGGCTGCAATCTGCATGTGCATATGTGGGTGAAGGGAAGAGCGGGAGAGGTGTAAATGTGATGTGGTCTGAAGCACGCACACTCACAGAGCGGCGGCCGCACTGAACAGAGAACACAGTCAGCTgtgacttgtgtgtttttccccccCGAACGCCTGCTTCGAAAAGGAAAACGTAGAAACATGCCCGGGCACAGGGTTCCACGTTTGTGTTTGGAAAAGGTGAATAGCTCCTTTAAGATCCGGATGAGTGTGACTTTGTAGGTGGATTAATTTGGGTGTGTTTGGGTTTGACTGCTGCACACTCAGAGAAACACAAGAGGCCTTTTTAGAAAGGATTCCTCAAACCGTTTCCagactctggaaaatgtccgaaAGATTCTGTCCAGGCATTTTGCAGAGTTTCGAGgaaacgcagcaggatgttgtcCAGGTCCGACGTGTTCATGAGAACAGGAAAGTGAAGATTCAGGCGAGTGGATGCACACGGCAAACGGTAGGAAGTTGGACCTGACGTATAAATTCTGCTCTGGAAAGCACTTGATCAGCAAATCACACCTCATCGCCAAAGTCTCATCGTCTTTTCAAGTTGTCAACCTCATCTGCATCCTCTGTCTGTGTGGCAGCTCTTTCCTATCTGGAGATATCTGTATTGTTTAGAGTTTTTCTCAGTTAAACATGTAAGAAACTTTGCTGTTAATggattttcctgctgtgttctcgaATGGACTgagacattttctgaacattttaacaggggttTGGCAGGAGGAGatctggagaatgtccagagcaactgactcagacattggCGTTCTCACATATAGTCACATTTATTCAACTTTATTATTTTGGGTCTTACGTGACATGTCTTTGTgtactctttttgtttttcttgtttgttgtaCAATGaactgttctgcagctgctgtagcactTTGAACCCGAGACAAATTCCCCCATGGGACAATAAAGTATATTCGATTTGAATGAAGAAAATAGAGGACcaaaaaaagacaacacaatGACATGATGAAATCTAAGGACTACAAAGCACTGGTGGAGATATTACTCATCCATTGACTGAAATGACATCAGTGCCAGTGCTGAACAGGAAAAGAGTTTAGGCTCCGGCTTCATGGAACCATCCCTGAGAATAGCATCACACTCAGAAGCCTGAAGGACATTATTACCCAAATAAAAACTCTCTTGCTGTTAAATAAACTCATAACACCAGAGTTGGATTTATTAGATCGCTCTATTTTTAGGCTGCACTCGAGGCAATTAGGGTCTCGAGCTGTGCATCGGTTGGCTGTGCGTCCGCCTCGCCCCTCGCATGTGAAGAAGGAAAGAGCCTGTATTTTATAAGGGCTGGGAAATATTTCTGTTGGCCTGACAAAGGACACTATAATATTTATTCTGGTTTTATAGAAGCCGAGGCCCCGGCGGGAATGATGTCATAAGAACGGGCACTTCAAGGGGGGGAAATGTGTTTCTATCCTGCCACCGTGTGGGCGTCAGTGGatactgcaaacacaaacagcagcacaggTTATTCTTTCACTCCTCAGGGTTTGAGTCGGGACTGGAAACAACTTGAGCTCACATCACGCCAGGTGTTATTACTCCGGCTTATTTTTAGAAACTCAAACGGAGCTTTGGCATTATTCTTGAAAACATGTTCATGTAGCATCAATGTTTAAACTGCTGGCAACTCTGACTGCAGCAGCACTTTCCTCGGTAGTCTCTGTGTGAAGGTTGCATGTCGAACTGCAGCAGGGAGGTTTCAGGTAGACGGACATAAATCAAGCTCAATCAACTCCAACTTGAGGGAGGGACACGCAACACTCCTCCCTCAACTTTGGGCAAAGACACATTCTCCTTTCTTTCAGCTGTGTCATGCAGAGGACTACAGACACGTCTGTGTCCTCCAGACACAGAGATTTAGCCACTGAACTCCAACTTATCGTCTCTAAGCGAAGGGGAATGACTTAAAGCATGTTGAGTAAAAACCACTTTGGGTGAAACTCAAGATTTACAGCAGGAGGAAACTGCGCCCAggtgcagagagaaaaacacttaCACCAACAAAACCAGCTGTTTTTAacatgaaaagcagcaaatgtaTTACGCATGTATCAGTATCTTAATACCACATGGAACCAGTCTTGTGCTTGAGTCTATTTTCAGAGACGCACCACTTACTAGCGATACTGTTACATTTCTTTGCACCTCTTCCCTTTATGTGCTAATGGCTCTCCTCACAGTCTCACTTTAACTACCTCTATATTCAAAGTTGCCACTTTTCCTCTCCAGCTGCTAATAGCTCGCCTGCACTAATGCGATTAGCTCTGCATCACACTTCATTTGATTTATCACAAAGAATAAACCCCGTTCTTTACAGAATCCGCTAAAAGACTGACACATGCTCCGCGTAAGATTACCAAATGAGTACGTAGGTGCCAGTGCCCTGCGAGCCGAGCATACACAGCACGGCCACATTTTCAGCTCATGGTGCAACGCGTACACACACCTGACTGTCTGCCTGTGTCTGTACGAGAGAGGACGCTTCATGTGCTTAAGTGAAGGAGCGAGAGGTCTTTAGCGCCGCAATTATCCGCAGGTTTCCGTTCTCTCTATTCCCTCTTTGCTTGGTTCACATTAGGCGCGCTAATAGCACCCTGCTGGATATTCCTGGTGTTCTGAAAAGTAGGCCGCACTCTCAGGGAAAGGCTCTGGGAGCACAAGAGTAGGGGAGGCTGCAGACAGACTACACTGCAGATGGATCTACTGTCCCATTTGTTGGAATGCATGTCTTTATTTAAACCTGATAATCATTGTGGGCAAAAAGGTGTCATTTACAATGAGGTTGAGAATATGCAAAATAATGAAGGTACAAGATAAGAAAAAAATCCACCAAAGTTGGGGAAGTTAAAAAAGTTTGAGACGATCCATTTCAAAAGACTAACAGCTACCAACAATTAGATATTTATCTGTAGTGGATTTTGAGCTGCAAAGACGACAAACACGGATTTTTCAGCCTCAGAATGAACTTCATAGACATGGAGCTCAAGCCAGTCATGAGGCCAAAGTAGACCCAATACACAGGGACAAGTTCACATGAACAGGTAAATGTCTGggacattcaggcgagggggcgggggggtctgGGTAGaacatgaaggaggcaggacatgacttATACATTTGTAGTATTaacattcttttgtttttcttcagttttcttagaaacatcatcaacacacattttcctgctctattctcacatgggctcaatcAAACATTTTCTAAACATTTTACTCGCAGGAAaagctctggaaaatgtcccgaGCAGCTGACTCCAACATTTGAATTCTCCCATGCAACCGGTCTGGAACATTTCAGCATATTGTCTTGAAGAGGCTCTCGTGTAAT
Proteins encoded in this window:
- the rgs3a gene encoding regulator of G-protein signaling 3a isoform X6 — translated: MMQCVLSFLSPQLSSGSPCSCEVGPEGTKKKKSKNLAKDMKNRLAFLRRRNESPGSNPASKLDKSMRPTPEEALKWGDSLDKLLAHKYGLAAFRAFLRTEFSEENLEFWLACEDYKKIKSQSKMASKAKKIFAEYIAIQSCKEVNLDSYTRDHTKDNLQNVTRSCFDLAQRRIYGLMEKDSYPRFIRSELYLDLINQKKSSSTSTSSSS
- the rgs3a gene encoding regulator of G-protein signaling 3a isoform X8; the protein is MFLAMVDISEKYLERAKDMKNRLAFLRRRNESPGSNPASKLDKSMRPTPEEALKWGDSLDKLLAHKYGLAAFRAFLRTEFSEENLEFWLACEDYKKIKSQSKMASKAKKIFAEYIAIQSCKEVNLDSYTRDHTKDNLQNVTRSCFDLAQRRIYGLMEKDSYPRFIRSELYLDLINQKKSSSTSTSSSS
- the rgs3a gene encoding regulator of G-protein signaling 3a isoform X9, translated to MKNRLAFLRRRNESPGSNPASKLDKSMRSVKPTPEEALKWGDSLDKLLAHKYGLAAFRAFLRTEFSEENLEFWLACEDYKKIKSQSKMASKAKKIFAEYIAIQSCKEVNLDSYTRDHTKDNLQNVTRSCFDLAQRRIYGLMEKDSYPRFIRSELYLDLINQKKSSSTSTSSSS
- the rgs3a gene encoding regulator of G-protein signaling 3a isoform X7; translation: MFLAMVDISEKYLERAKDMKNRLAFLRRRNESPGSNPASKLDKSMRSVKPTPEEALKWGDSLDKLLAHKYGLAAFRAFLRTEFSEENLEFWLACEDYKKIKSQSKMASKAKKIFAEYIAIQSCKEVNLDSYTRDHTKDNLQNVTRSCFDLAQRRIYGLMEKDSYPRFIRSELYLDLINQKKSSSTSTSSSS